In Microbacterium cremeum, a genomic segment contains:
- the dapD gene encoding 2,3,4,5-tetrahydropyridine-2,6-dicarboxylate N-succinyltransferase yields MTEERWVWGVGLATLADDGTVLDSWFPAPEAGRVPLGFDPQLPPDELDRLAVADPRRAVRVEVVALEIDLDAPPASTIDAYLRLHALSHRLVRPNELNLDGVFGHLPTVAWTNAGPMHPDALTRLRPFLAHDGIQVQGLDKFPRLLDYVTPPGVRIADASRVRLGAYLSPGTTVMHEGFVNFNAGTLGQSMVEGRISQGVVVGDGSDVGGGASIMGTLSGGGAHKVSVGARTLLGANAGIGISLGDDCIVEAGLYVTAGSKVVLADEPPLADGSRPTVKAGELSGRDGLLFRRNSLSGAVEAVKREGVGVTLNEALHA; encoded by the coding sequence ATGACCGAAGAACGATGGGTATGGGGTGTCGGACTCGCGACTCTCGCCGACGACGGAACGGTGCTGGACTCCTGGTTCCCCGCGCCGGAGGCAGGGCGGGTCCCGCTCGGCTTCGACCCGCAGCTGCCCCCCGACGAGCTGGACCGCCTCGCCGTCGCCGACCCGCGCCGGGCCGTGCGCGTGGAGGTGGTCGCGCTCGAGATCGATCTGGACGCACCGCCGGCGTCGACGATCGACGCCTATCTGCGTCTGCATGCGTTGTCGCACCGGCTGGTCCGCCCGAACGAGCTCAATCTCGACGGCGTCTTCGGCCACCTCCCCACCGTCGCGTGGACGAACGCGGGCCCGATGCATCCGGACGCGCTCACGCGCCTGCGGCCGTTCCTCGCCCACGACGGCATCCAGGTGCAGGGTCTCGACAAGTTCCCGCGCCTGCTCGACTACGTCACGCCGCCGGGGGTACGGATCGCGGATGCCTCGCGCGTGCGTCTGGGCGCCTACCTCTCCCCCGGCACCACGGTGATGCACGAGGGGTTCGTGAACTTCAACGCCGGCACCCTCGGCCAGAGCATGGTCGAGGGCCGGATCTCGCAGGGCGTCGTGGTCGGCGACGGCAGCGACGTCGGCGGCGGCGCCTCGATCATGGGCACCCTCTCCGGCGGCGGCGCACACAAGGTGTCGGTCGGCGCCCGCACGCTTCTGGGCGCGAACGCGGGCATCGGCATCTCGCTCGGCGACGACTGCATCGTGGAGGCGGGGCTCTACGTGACCGCGGGATCGAAGGTGGTCCTCGCCGACGAGCCTCCCCTGGCGGACGGATCGCGTCCGACCGTCAAGGCAGGTGAGCTGTCGGGGCGCGACGGTCTGCTGTTCCGCCGCAACTCGCTGTCGGGCGCCGTCGAGGCCGTCAAGCGCGAAGGCGTCGGAGTCACCCTGAACGAGGCGCTCCACGCCTGA